A window of the Desulfurobacterium indicum genome harbors these coding sequences:
- the dnaE gene encoding DNA polymerase III subunit alpha, whose product MVGKGDFVHLHLHSQYSILDGAIKIKEMVKKAKELGMPAVAVTDHGNMFASLELYNTCKEEDIKPIIGQEFYIAKGSRFDRKEAGEKGSYHLVLLAKNETGLKNLMKLSSIAFIEGFYYKPRIDKEVLEKYSEGLIAMSACIQGEIPLLYLKGQYEEAEKAAKWYKDLFGEDFYLELQDHGMREQKKANRGLIEIAKKLDIELVATNDAHYLNKEDWEAHDILLCIQTGKKLNDEKRMRFPTKEFYFKNGEEMFKIFKEVPEAITNTLKIAEKINVEIKNDGYHLPKYKVPEGYTYSSYLKELAEKGLERRFKELGIKDGEIKKQYRERLYYELKIIDNMGFPGYFLIVWDFINWAKKNDIPVGPGRGSAAGSLVAYAIGITDINPLRFNLLFERFLNPERVTMPDIDVDICQDGRDRVIQYVREKYGNDKVCQIITFGTLKPKGVIRDVGRVLDIPYGEVDRIAKLIPDDAKTIEDAIEKAPELKELIESNELYKKMAKIASKLQGLTRQTGVHAAGVVITPETLTNFIPLARSKDGDITTQYEMGQVEKLGLLKMDFLGLKTLTIIDKTIKLVEKTRNKKIDLKTLPLDDEKTYKLLQEGNTVGVFQLESPGMRNLMKRLKPESIEDIVALVALYRPGPLNSGMAENYIRRKHGQEPVDYIFPELEPYLKETYGLFIYQEQIMQIANVLAGYSLGEADLLRRAMGKKKKEIMEEQRSIFVKRAVEKGYPKDKVEKLFDDIAKFAEYGFNKSHSAAYGYLAYVTAYLKAHYPQELMATMMSIDYDNADEIVKLIKDCRENNIEILPPDVNRSGAKFTIENGAIRFGLAGIKGVGEKAAEAIVEAREREGEFSDLYDFCEKVDMRQVNRKVLEALIKAGAFDSTGYNRATLLATLEKAMAAAQSIQKTKNKGLMSLFGDETSVIRKEYIETEEWPERIKLEYERAAIGFYLSGHPLLEYQALVPLRFDTSSHKSEWKDGQDVTIAGAITFVKTRRTQRGEMWANIEITDLEGVLNVLVFPNVFKESAELLTEGNVVIVKGTVREEEGSISIIAREIGRFERKLSDVINRIVLKIDDTIFSEEFLERLKEFLETNSSPDGKPVVIELETNGYIIQLQTHPDFAIPVDVAILRSLKKMLGEERIKIL is encoded by the coding sequence ATGGTAGGCAAAGGCGATTTCGTTCATCTTCACCTTCACTCTCAGTACTCGATTCTCGACGGTGCCATAAAGATAAAAGAGATGGTAAAAAAGGCCAAAGAGCTTGGCATGCCCGCTGTTGCCGTTACAGACCACGGCAACATGTTCGCTTCTTTAGAACTTTACAACACATGTAAAGAAGAAGATATAAAACCGATAATCGGACAGGAATTTTACATAGCAAAAGGCTCCCGATTTGACAGAAAAGAAGCGGGAGAGAAAGGAAGTTACCACCTTGTTCTTCTTGCCAAAAACGAAACCGGCTTAAAAAACCTCATGAAGTTAAGCTCCATTGCCTTTATAGAAGGATTTTATTACAAGCCCCGCATAGACAAAGAAGTTCTTGAAAAGTACAGCGAAGGACTTATAGCAATGTCCGCCTGCATCCAGGGAGAAATACCACTCCTTTACCTCAAGGGACAGTACGAAGAAGCTGAAAAGGCGGCAAAGTGGTATAAAGACCTATTCGGTGAAGACTTCTACCTTGAGCTTCAAGACCACGGGATGAGAGAACAGAAAAAAGCCAACAGAGGCCTCATAGAGATAGCAAAAAAGTTAGACATAGAACTCGTAGCGACAAACGATGCCCACTACCTTAACAAAGAGGACTGGGAAGCCCATGATATTCTCCTCTGTATTCAAACAGGAAAAAAACTCAACGACGAAAAAAGAATGCGCTTTCCGACAAAAGAGTTTTACTTTAAAAATGGCGAAGAAATGTTCAAGATATTCAAAGAAGTTCCCGAAGCCATAACAAACACGCTTAAGATAGCGGAAAAGATAAACGTTGAAATAAAAAATGACGGCTATCATCTGCCAAAATACAAAGTTCCCGAAGGATACACCTACTCAAGTTACCTGAAAGAGCTTGCAGAAAAAGGCCTTGAAAGAAGATTTAAAGAACTTGGAATAAAAGATGGAGAAATCAAAAAACAGTATAGAGAAAGGCTCTACTACGAGCTTAAAATCATAGACAACATGGGATTTCCGGGATACTTTCTTATTGTTTGGGATTTTATCAACTGGGCAAAGAAAAACGACATACCTGTAGGACCGGGAAGAGGTTCGGCAGCAGGCTCACTTGTTGCCTACGCTATAGGAATAACAGACATAAACCCTTTAAGATTTAACCTTCTATTTGAAAGATTCCTCAACCCAGAAAGAGTAACAATGCCCGATATAGACGTTGACATCTGTCAGGACGGAAGAGACAGAGTTATCCAGTACGTAAGGGAAAAATACGGAAACGACAAAGTTTGCCAGATTATTACATTTGGAACACTGAAACCGAAAGGCGTCATAAGAGACGTGGGAAGAGTTCTTGACATTCCCTACGGAGAAGTTGACCGAATAGCAAAACTTATCCCTGATGACGCCAAAACAATTGAAGACGCAATAGAGAAAGCACCGGAGCTGAAGGAACTTATAGAGAGTAACGAACTTTATAAAAAGATGGCGAAAATCGCCTCAAAACTTCAGGGATTAACAAGGCAAACCGGCGTACACGCTGCCGGTGTCGTTATTACACCAGAAACACTGACAAACTTTATTCCTTTAGCAAGGAGTAAAGATGGAGACATAACCACCCAGTATGAAATGGGACAGGTTGAAAAGTTAGGTCTCCTTAAAATGGACTTTTTAGGACTAAAAACCCTTACTATTATTGATAAAACCATAAAACTTGTTGAAAAGACAAGAAACAAAAAGATTGACCTGAAAACACTTCCGCTCGACGATGAAAAGACATACAAACTGCTTCAGGAAGGAAACACCGTAGGCGTATTCCAGCTTGAATCACCGGGTATGAGAAACCTGATGAAACGGCTAAAACCAGAATCTATAGAAGACATCGTCGCTCTCGTTGCCCTTTACCGTCCAGGACCTCTCAACTCAGGAATGGCTGAAAACTACATTAGAAGAAAACACGGCCAGGAACCGGTCGATTACATTTTCCCGGAACTTGAACCTTACCTAAAAGAGACATACGGTCTCTTCATCTATCAAGAACAGATAATGCAGATAGCAAACGTTCTTGCCGGTTACTCACTTGGAGAAGCTGATCTCTTGCGCCGTGCAATGGGTAAAAAGAAGAAAGAGATAATGGAAGAGCAACGCTCCATATTTGTAAAACGTGCCGTTGAAAAAGGTTATCCAAAAGACAAAGTAGAAAAGCTGTTTGACGACATTGCAAAGTTTGCAGAATACGGATTTAACAAATCTCACTCCGCCGCTTACGGATACCTTGCCTACGTTACTGCATACCTGAAAGCCCATTACCCTCAGGAACTCATGGCAACAATGATGTCCATAGACTATGACAACGCCGATGAAATAGTCAAACTCATAAAAGATTGCAGGGAAAACAATATTGAAATACTGCCGCCTGACGTAAATAGAAGCGGCGCCAAGTTTACAATTGAAAATGGTGCAATACGGTTTGGGCTGGCAGGGATAAAAGGTGTTGGGGAAAAAGCTGCAGAAGCTATAGTGGAAGCAAGAGAAAGAGAAGGAGAGTTCTCAGACCTTTACGACTTTTGTGAAAAAGTGGACATGAGACAGGTAAACCGAAAAGTTCTTGAAGCACTTATAAAAGCGGGGGCTTTTGATTCTACAGGATATAACAGAGCAACACTCCTTGCAACACTTGAAAAAGCAATGGCAGCAGCTCAAAGCATTCAAAAAACAAAAAACAAAGGCCTTATGAGTTTGTTTGGAGACGAAACTTCAGTAATACGAAAAGAATACATCGAAACGGAGGAATGGCCTGAAAGGATAAAACTGGAATACGAAAGAGCAGCCATAGGATTCTATCTCTCAGGGCATCCCTTGTTAGAGTATCAAGCTCTTGTTCCCTTGCGTTTTGACACTTCATCACACAAAAGCGAATGGAAAGACGGCCAGGATGTAACCATAGCCGGTGCTATAACATTCGTAAAAACGAGAAGAACACAAAGAGGAGAAATGTGGGCAAACATTGAAATAACAGACCTCGAAGGTGTTCTCAACGTCCTTGTATTTCCAAACGTTTTCAAAGAATCAGCAGAACTCCTGACAGAAGGTAACGTCGTTATAGTGAAAGGAACAGTGAGAGAAGAAGAAGGAAGCATCTCTATAATAGCCAGAGAAATCGGACGCTTTGAAAGGAAACTTTCCGACGTTATAAATAGAATTGTCCTTAAAATTGATGATACAATCTTTTCCGAAGAATTTTTAGAACGGTTAAAAGAATTCTTAGAAACAAACAGCTCTCCTGATGGAAAACCGGTAGTAATTGAACTTGAAACAAACGGATACATAATACAACTGCAAACACATCCAGACTTTGCAATACCGGTAGATGTGGCTATTTTAAGAAGTCTTAAAAAGATGTTAGGAGAAGAAAGGATAAAAATCCTTTGA
- a CDS encoding transposase — MRNGITSWGTPHKYQPQEAKMELQKILPDLVKEVVKQTLESIMTAEREVFLKEHGGTKNGFYVRNLDTVIGKLENLRIPRDREGKFRTKLIEPYRRRDINLEDLILGMFASGMSARAVAQALESVFELKYSPSTISKISQVTLEEI, encoded by the coding sequence TTGAGAAATGGGATAACCTCCTGGGGAACACCCCACAAATACCAACCCCAGGAGGCAAAAATGGAACTACAGAAGATTTTACCAGACCTAGTTAAGGAAGTGGTAAAGCAAACCTTAGAGTCAATCATGACGGCTGAAAGAGAAGTGTTTCTTAAAGAACATGGAGGAACAAAGAACGGCTTTTACGTTAGAAACTTAGATACTGTTATCGGTAAGCTTGAAAATCTGAGAATTCCAAGAGATAGAGAGGGAAAATTCAGAACAAAGTTGATAGAACCTTATAGAAGAAGAGATATCAATCTTGAAGACTTAATACTTGGGATGTTTGCCTCTGGTATGAGTGCAAGAGCAGTAGCCCAGGCTCTTGAAAGCGTGTTTGAACTTAAATACTCACCCTCAACCATAAGCAAAATATCGCAGGTAACCTTAGAGGAAATA
- the rpsB gene encoding 30S ribosomal protein S2, with product MKELLEAGVHFGHQKERWNPKMKRFIFTERNGIHIIDLQKTLKYFDETYDYVANLVANGGTILFVCTKKQGQDIVKEEAERCGMFYINKRWLGGIITNFETIKKSIFKLKMLKKMEEEGIFEKLPKKEAMKLKRKKEKLEKYIGGIENMKRIPDALFIVDVVREENAVTEARKAGVPIVALVDTNADPDLIDYPIPANDDAIRAIRLLTSRIADAVLEGKMRKDAIKLAEGEEVEEEVEFIPEEE from the coding sequence ATGAAAGAACTTCTTGAAGCCGGGGTTCACTTCGGTCACCAGAAAGAGAGATGGAACCCCAAAATGAAAAGGTTCATCTTCACGGAGAGAAACGGTATCCACATCATTGACCTTCAAAAAACTCTCAAGTATTTCGATGAAACTTACGACTATGTTGCTAACTTAGTGGCAAACGGCGGAACAATTCTTTTTGTCTGCACAAAAAAACAGGGACAGGACATCGTAAAAGAAGAAGCCGAAAGATGCGGTATGTTTTACATCAACAAGAGATGGCTCGGTGGAATAATCACAAACTTCGAAACTATCAAAAAGAGCATTTTCAAACTCAAAATGCTCAAGAAGATGGAAGAAGAAGGCATTTTTGAAAAGCTCCCCAAAAAAGAAGCTATGAAGCTTAAAAGAAAAAAAGAGAAGCTTGAGAAGTACATTGGCGGAATTGAAAACATGAAAAGAATTCCTGACGCCCTATTTATTGTTGACGTAGTAAGAGAAGAAAATGCCGTTACAGAAGCAAGAAAGGCAGGCGTTCCGATAGTTGCCCTCGTTGATACAAATGCCGACCCTGACCTTATTGATTACCCAATTCCTGCAAACGACGACGCTATCAGGGCAATAAGACTTCTCACATCAAGAATCGCAGACGCCGTTCTTGAAGGAAAAATGAGAAAAGATGCAATAAAACTTGCTGAAGGTGAAGAAGTAGAAGAGGAAGTTGAATTTATTCCAGAGGAGGAATAA
- a CDS encoding acetyl-CoA carboxylase carboxyltransferase subunit alpha, translating to MAVLLEFEKKVERLRKKIEELKEKGKHDPQVIREIEEKFQKKIEEFYSNLTPWDKVLLARHPDRPHAIDFINNVFEEFVELHGDRHCGDGKAIIAGFAYFKGIPVCVIAQEKGRDTKDKITRNFGMPTPEDYRKALRVMKLAEKFGKPIITLVDTPGAFPGIEAEEHGQSEAIAKNLLEMSKMKVPIISVIIGEGGSGGALAISVANRLLMYENAVYSVISPEGCAAILWQSQDKVKEAAEALKLTSKYLKELGIIDDIIPEPLEGAHKDYKFTFKKFEEYVEKHLKELLKMSPEELKEDRYRKFRKIGSYQSQE from the coding sequence ATGGCAGTTTTGTTAGAATTTGAAAAGAAGGTAGAAAGACTTAGAAAGAAAATAGAAGAACTAAAAGAAAAAGGGAAGCACGACCCACAGGTGATTAGAGAGATAGAAGAAAAGTTCCAGAAAAAAATAGAGGAGTTCTACTCCAACCTTACTCCTTGGGACAAGGTGCTTTTAGCAAGACACCCTGATCGTCCCCACGCTATCGATTTTATAAACAACGTATTTGAAGAGTTTGTAGAACTTCACGGCGATAGACACTGCGGCGACGGAAAGGCAATTATTGCTGGATTTGCATATTTTAAAGGCATTCCTGTATGTGTCATAGCCCAGGAAAAGGGAAGAGATACAAAAGATAAGATAACAAGAAATTTCGGTATGCCAACACCTGAAGATTACAGAAAAGCATTGAGAGTCATGAAGCTTGCAGAAAAATTCGGCAAGCCGATTATTACACTGGTTGACACACCCGGAGCATTTCCTGGAATCGAAGCAGAAGAACACGGACAATCAGAAGCCATAGCAAAAAACCTTCTTGAAATGTCAAAGATGAAAGTTCCCATTATAAGTGTCATAATTGGTGAAGGAGGAAGCGGTGGCGCCTTAGCCATAAGTGTCGCCAACAGACTACTTATGTATGAAAATGCTGTCTATTCTGTAATATCACCGGAAGGATGCGCTGCGATACTCTGGCAATCTCAGGACAAGGTAAAAGAAGCGGCAGAAGCCCTCAAATTAACGTCAAAATACTTGAAAGAGCTCGGCATAATTGACGATATAATACCTGAACCTCTGGAAGGTGCTCATAAAGACTACAAATTTACCTTCAAAAAATTCGAAGAATACGTAGAAAAGCACCTTAAAGAACTGCTGAAAATGTCTCCAGAAGAACTTAAAGAAGACAGATACAGAAAATTCAGAAAAATTGGAAGCTATCAGAGTCAAGAGTAA
- a CDS encoding ATP-binding protein gives MAHVIDQEGCIGCGACASVCPTNAIHPTDDGKYTISAEDCIDCGACVEVCPTDCISAE, from the coding sequence ATGGCTCACGTAATTGACCAAGAAGGATGCATCGGATGCGGCGCTTGCGCTTCTGTATGTCCTACAAACGCTATTCACCCAACAGATGATGGTAAGTACACTATTTCTGCAGAAGATTGTATCGACTGCGGCGCTTGCGTTGAAGTGTGCCCAACAGATTGCATCAGTGCTGAATAA
- the pyrH gene encoding UMP kinase yields MEDIKYNRILLKLSGEALQGNHSYGIDPEFLSSLAEEIKKVADLNVQLAIVIGGGNIFRGVKGATQGMDRATADYMGMLATVMNALALQDALEKKGLKTRVLSAIEMREIAEPYIRRRAIRHLEKGRVVIFAAGTGNPFFTTDTAAALRAAEINADILLKATKVDGVYTADPMKDKNAVKLDKISYKDVIVKGIKVMDSAAVSLCMENGIPIVVFDVRKPGNLEKVVKGENVGSVVEGEAL; encoded by the coding sequence ATGGAAGACATAAAATACAATAGGATTCTCCTGAAACTCAGCGGTGAAGCTCTACAGGGAAACCACTCCTACGGTATAGATCCAGAATTTCTAAGTTCCCTTGCAGAAGAGATAAAAAAAGTTGCCGATTTAAATGTCCAGCTCGCCATTGTAATCGGCGGAGGCAACATCTTCAGAGGTGTAAAAGGTGCAACGCAAGGAATGGACAGAGCAACGGCAGATTATATGGGAATGCTTGCGACGGTTATGAACGCTCTTGCACTTCAAGATGCCCTTGAGAAAAAAGGGCTCAAAACACGCGTTCTCTCAGCAATTGAAATGAGAGAAATAGCAGAACCTTACATCAGAAGAAGAGCAATTAGACATCTTGAAAAAGGAAGGGTGGTCATATTCGCCGCAGGCACGGGAAATCCGTTCTTTACAACCGACACTGCAGCAGCACTTCGCGCAGCAGAAATAAACGCCGACATCCTGCTTAAAGCAACAAAAGTTGATGGCGTCTATACGGCAGATCCTATGAAAGATAAGAATGCTGTAAAACTTGACAAAATATCATATAAAGATGTTATAGTAAAAGGTATAAAAGTGATGGATTCCGCTGCGGTATCACTCTGCATGGAAAACGGAATACCGATAGTTGTATTTGATGTTCGAAAACCTGGAAACCTTGAAAAGGTGGTAAAAGGTGAAAATGTAGGTTCAGTCGTAGAAGGGGAGGCACTATGA
- the tsf gene encoding translation elongation factor Ts → MAKITTQMIKELREKTGAGIVDCKKALQEAEGNMEKAIEILRKKGAAKAAKKADRATAEGIIVSYIHAGGKVGTLVEINCETDFVARTEDFKALGHEIAMQVAAMNPKYVSREEVPAEVIEKEKEILKEQALAEGKPEHIVEKIVEGRLNKFYSENCLLDQPWIKDDSKTIGDLVKEYITKLGENIKVKRFCRFGVGE, encoded by the coding sequence ATGGCTAAAATAACAACACAAATGATAAAAGAACTCCGAGAAAAGACAGGTGCAGGTATCGTTGATTGTAAAAAAGCCCTTCAGGAAGCTGAAGGCAACATGGAAAAGGCCATTGAAATTCTCAGAAAGAAAGGGGCTGCTAAAGCTGCCAAAAAAGCTGACAGAGCAACCGCCGAAGGAATTATAGTTTCTTACATCCACGCAGGTGGTAAAGTTGGTACTTTAGTTGAAATTAACTGCGAAACAGACTTCGTGGCAAGAACAGAAGACTTCAAAGCCTTAGGTCACGAAATAGCCATGCAGGTTGCTGCAATGAATCCTAAATACGTAAGCAGAGAAGAGGTTCCTGCAGAAGTTATCGAAAAAGAGAAAGAAATTCTCAAAGAACAGGCTCTTGCAGAAGGAAAGCCTGAACACATCGTTGAGAAAATCGTTGAAGGAAGACTCAACAAATTCTACTCAGAAAACTGCCTCCTTGACCAGCCATGGATCAAAGATGACAGCAAAACAATCGGAGACCTTGTTAAAGAATATATCACAAAACTCGGTGAAAACATTAAAGTTAAAAGATTCTGCAGATTCGGAGTAGGGGAATAA
- the frr gene encoding ribosome recycling factor — protein MSDIIKDADKRMKKSVDVLKSEFAGLRTGRASTVLVEDIKVDYYGTMTPIKQLAQISVPEATQIAIQPWDISVVPNIEKAIRNSDLGVMPQTDGNVIRINLPPLTEERRRELVKKAGKMAEQARIAIRNIRHELMKELDRMKKEGGVSEDEIKRLKDELQKVTDKYVKQIDELLKKKEEEILTV, from the coding sequence ATGAGCGACATTATAAAAGATGCTGACAAACGAATGAAAAAAAGCGTTGACGTTTTGAAATCGGAATTCGCAGGACTCAGAACAGGCAGAGCCTCAACTGTTCTAGTTGAAGACATAAAGGTTGATTACTATGGAACAATGACACCTATAAAACAGCTCGCCCAGATTTCTGTTCCGGAAGCAACACAGATAGCCATTCAACCATGGGATATTTCAGTTGTTCCCAACATTGAAAAAGCTATAAGAAACTCCGATTTGGGCGTAATGCCTCAAACAGACGGAAATGTGATAAGAATAAACCTTCCTCCTCTTACCGAAGAGAGAAGAAGAGAACTTGTCAAAAAAGCCGGAAAGATGGCTGAGCAGGCGAGAATAGCCATCAGAAACATTCGCCACGAACTTATGAAAGAACTTGACAGGATGAAGAAAGAGGGCGGCGTGTCAGAAGACGAAATTAAAAGGCTTAAAGATGAACTCCAGAAAGTTACCGATAAATATGTAAAGCAGATTGATGAACTCCTCAAGAAAAAAGAGGAGGAAATTCTCACAGTTTAA